CATGGAATACCTCCAGCCTTTTTTAGTTACAACGACGAGATGCAAGGAATTGTTTCCGGTAATGGTATTATTCGGTTGTTTTTATTTGGTAATTAATTGACAATATAAATAGAGGTGATTCTATGAAGAAATTCATGTTTACATCATTAATTGCGCTGCTGCTTGTAGGCTGCTCGCAAAAAGAAAAAACTTTGGACGATGAACTGCAATTGGAGCTTCAACATTTGAATGAAGAAGAAGTAAAATTGTTAATACATAGGAATGGCAATTTTACAAAGGAAGAAATCGAACAATATTACGCGGTTGTGGTGTTTGATTATCGTGTTCGAAATGGCAATAAGTTTCGTAAGCTAGTGGTTCAACATGATTTCGACTGGGATATCTTGAGGGATCAGGTCAAGTTGGACTATGGGAAGAAGTATATGAATGGGAATGGACGCGGGTAGAATTTTAGAAATGGTAGCTTTGAACACGATTCAGATCGTTTTATTTTTTACGCAAAGGATTTCACAGCCGAGCAGTTACAGAACATTTTTGAAACCTATAAACTAAACATTTCATGGATCGATTCAGAAGGACGTTTCAAAGAGCAAACCATTTTTGCTGGCCAATATTTTCAGGATAAACGAGGAGAATAAAAATATGACATTATACACCGTATTCGTGGCAGACAAACAATTGAATGAAGTGGATTATACAGGTATTGACTATATTTCTGTAAGTGAATTGAAAAAAATGTATCCGATTTCTGAGCAATTTCCAGAGCAGCCATGGCACTCGATGGATGATGACGCGCAAATATTACATGCGCCAGATGAAGGGGCATTTGCCAAGCTACATGTTTACGAGTGGGGAAATCCGCCCTATGATTTAATAAATTATAATGACAAACCTTTCATCTATGGCGTCGATGGTAATTGGAATGAGGAATTTGTAAACGACTTATTGAACTATATTAAGAAACAGCTTTCCCCCGATCAAATTGTCCAGTTACTGCGCTTTTGGGCGGATGAAATCCCTCGACCAATTCTAAAAAAACGTACAATATCGATACAAGAAATTGAATTAACACAACTACATAATATCGCGCAAGAGCAATATATACGCGTTTCATTCGTGTAAATGAAACCTTATGTATGAAAATCCGTTTCCATTTCAAAGGAGCGTGTAGGTGTGAAAAAAGTGCTTATTTTCGGCAGTATAGGTGTGCTGCTCTATTTACTTTTAAGACCGTCGTTTGAGCCAACAATGCTTGAAATCGCGCAACGTTATGAGGAAAGATGGGGCATTGAATTGCCAGAGCCACAACGTTTTGAACAAGTTTGGGAGACAAAATATGCATCACATGGGGACGGCGAATGGTATTCAATCATGCATTTTGAACAGGAACTTCTTACTCCAAGTGATGCGGATTTGATTAAGATAACAGAAAAAAATGATACGATTATTTCGGGCAAGGTCAGTCGTTTTATAACCGATACCATTAATACACATTTAGGAGATACAGAAACACAAACAGCAATTCGTGAAGCATTTGACAAACACCCTATTGAATATTCGATCGGTGATTATTATTTTCATAAAGCTGAAAATTACGGTCAAGATTATGTAATTGGCGTGTATAGAAAGTCGCAGAGAAAAATCTACTTGCTGGAATGGCATCAGTAATGGAAATGAGAAGGAGCAGTTATGAAACATATAATTTTCGGTGAATCAGCAGCTTGTTCTTTAAAGTTTGCATTAAAAAAGGAAACAGCCCAAATCATTGCGTTCCCTGACTATTTAGGGGAGGGTCCAATTCAAGAGCTATTAACAAAAGAAGGATTGAAACAGCGGTCATCTTGGCTCGAGCATGCTTTTCGAATGGATGGCTCACAGTGGGGAAATAGTTTTGAACAGGCAATAAAGCAACTAGAAAAGGTGACTGAAGATGATTCGGTGCTTGTTTGGGCGAGTGAGAATGCTGCCGAGCAGTTTGGGCTATGTCTTATTTGTCATGTCTTACAGTTTAAAAATTGCCCAATTTATTTCTGTGATACCTATGAAAATATGCTGTATTTACACCCTCAGCATAATGTTCAGATGGAAATTCGTCATACAGGAGAGGTCAGTTCAGAGCAGTTTCGTCATATGCTCACGGAAAAGCTGTTTGAGCAGTTAGCACCAGAAGAGATAAGTGATTATGCTAAGCAGGCAGCGAAACTTATGCAGGGCAACTCGCTTCTTCGCACATGGCGCCGTGGTGAAATTTTAGAGGATGTCGAAACGCGTGACGATGCGCTGATTTTTCATTATTTACAAGAGCTCCAGCAGGAATCCAATGAAGAATATATTCGAGCACCACGCATCATCGGTCATGTGCTAGGCTTTAGTGTGCACGACATTCATGATACATGGATTGAATATCGTTTGCTTGCACTCATTGGGGAGGGCAAAGTGGCATATCGCGGAGATTTACGGACAATGCGGACGTATGAAGTGAAATACTATGATAGGGTGAATGAAAGTGTTTGGCTAGGGGCAAAATTATGAAAAAAAATATACCTCTTATTTTAGTTGTTTCCCTATTATGCGGACTTTTATATTGGGCACTCACTGCGCAACAATACACAGTGTCAAAAGGAAAACTGATTGATTTACTTGAACAAGGTGAAACGGTCATTGATTTAACCAAAGTCACGAATTTCGAATGGACACAAGTTGATGCATTCGGTCCATATACGACAACGGAGATGATGGAAGAAGCATTGGGAATTTCGATTGGCTTTGGTGGTGGAGAAGTACTGGAGTCGAACTTTAAAATTGTCTTTGCCAATGATGAAAAAAAGCTAAGCTCCATCACATTAAGTAGGGAATACGGTGATTATTCAGTGAAGGATAATTGATATTTGGTGGTGGAGAAAAATAGTGCTGCATCGCAATAACCTCACGTAAAAAATAACGTGAGGTTAGCATTCATTCAATAATTTGATATTTTGTTTTCGGCCCATATCCGATACGTTCAATTTGATTGGCTAGAATTAGCTTATCTATAATTTTACGCACAGTTGTCTTACTTTTATTTAAAAAGGTTTCGAGCTCTTTTGCTGAAAATTCAGGGTGATGGGTTAACCAAGTAGTTAAATGTTCATCTTCCATTGGTGCTGTTAGAAATGGTTTTTTAGGTAATGTCACAACGAAGGCATTCGGTCCGATTCGCCATGCAGGTGACACGGTGCTATCTTTGTAGCTTTCAACCATACATTGTAAACCTGTGCCGTACCTTTCAATCCATTTTAAACGGTAAAAAACATTCGCTAACTTTGCATTGCGGCTTTGTGAAATCCCCAGATCAATATCCTCGACCGTCAAACCGTTTACCAAACCACCAACAGAAATAATTTCAATTTCGTTTTGGAAAAGGTGAACGAGGATACTTCCACTATAGCTATAATCACGGTGTGTAACTGCATTGACTAACGCTTCACGTAAAGCATAAGAAGGGAAGATTTCATGTTCTTCGCTTTGTAAACCTTCAAGATGAGCGGATTTTTCATTATCGAAATTCAAATATTTTAAAGCTTGATCAACTTGGGTTAAAATGGATCCGCTAAACTCTTTGCGATTTTGAACTTCGAGTTTATCATTATCTAAAAAACGTGCGCATTTAATGGTATGTTCACATTGGTCGGAAATAAGTAAGGCTAAATTTGTAAAATAGCCGTCCTCTGTTAGCAAGCCAAGCTTTCGTTGCTGCTTCGCTGCAAACTTTATTCCCTGTTTTTCGAATACTTCTAAAGCATCATGGAACGTTAAGTCCTGTTGTATACTTGGCATTGTTTCGAAGTTTGTGCTATCTGTTTCGAGAATCATCTGACGGATATTTTCTTCAGAAGCCTTTATAACAGAAGTTCCCTCGCGAACAAATACGCCTGATGGGTTCATTCCTTTATTCTTCAAATAATAAGGACGTCCTGTACCACGTGACACGGAAATTTTTATGATTTCTTTTTCGTCAATTGTTTCAAGTTCTATAAAGGTGTGTACTGAAATGTCCGGTTGAACGCAGTCACGTAGCATATTAGAAACAGACTTTGATACTTTCTTGGCATTTTTTAAACCTAATACGGAGCCGTCATTGTCAATACCAATATATAACTCGCCTCCTAGAGTATTAGCAAATGCAATAACTTCCCGTTTTACATCCTTCGTTAATTTACGTTTAAATTCTACAGTCGGAGATTCTTGTTTATCCATAATTATCACCTCTACCGATTATTTATTTGTAATCAATAGGAATCGATTATAATCGATTAACCAATTCACAGCATCCTTATTAAATATATGTTTAACAACCTGATAAAATATCTCCACAACACAAAAAAGCGAGAGAAAATCTCACTTTTGCTCTAGCATTTCAATAAACGCTATTAATATATCAGTATTGATGACTGAAACATCCTGCAGTAAATCAAAGCTTCTTCCAATTATTGTCAAATGCCATCCTTCTTTTGTATAATCATTTCGATTTTACTTAATAACTGCTGCGCCGTAGTCTGTTCATCAACTGTCATAACATAATCGACCTCATCGCAAGTGGGGGAATCGATTTGTGGAAGCTGACTTTCTAGCAATTCCTCATATGTATAAGTTGAGTCGCGAAATAGTTTTGTGTCACGCAATGTGTTGTCAATTCGGGTTTGTAACACTTCTCGTGCAAAATCAAAGTGAATGTACACGCGAACAAATTGCTCAGCAGGGAAGAAGCGTGCCAATAGCTGCTGGCGCGGGGCTTTATGGATATTGCTATTACATAAAATTAAATTGTAACTAGTTTCTGCAATGGCATAGTGCAATAATGTTTCAGATAGAAGAAATTTCAGAGTATTCGGCCCGTTTTGTGGTACGAGCTTTTCATAATGTGCATTTAAAAATTCCGCCTGATTATCTTGATCGAGCACGACAAAATTCACGAGCGCCTGTTCAAGTTGCCGAGCAAGCGTCGTTTTTCCACTATGCGTAGGGCCAATAGTAAGAATCACTATTCGTTTCATCACATTCATCCTTCAATGTTGTTTTTATTTTCGATACATATCTACTACATAAATTCTGTAATCAAAATAAGCATATAAAATGATTGCGATTTTACATGCCTTTATTTATGAGATTTTGCGTATTAAATTCCTAAAGGCTGCTCCTTTACATGCTCCAAAACACCTTATTTATTCCACCAGCCCCATACGAAAAGCAGTCGAAATGATTTGAGTTCGATTGTTCGCCTGCAATTTGTCCATTAATCGTTGCACATAATCACGCACTGTAAATTCGCTTAAAAACAGAACATTCGCAATTTCTTTATTTTTATAGCCTTCAGCAAGCAAATACAAAATCGTATATTCCTTCTCGCTTAGCTGCATACGGTGATTCAAGTGATTGCGCAGTTGCTTACGGGCTAAATACATACCAAGACGCTTGCCTGCTTGTTCAAGTAAAAACAATTTTTCATTGTCACAATCAAATGTTTCTCCCATTTGGTCAAATGATATCCAACCAAATAACTGCTGTTCATATTCAATCGGAATAAATATGACGGAAGAAAGCCCAAACAAATCAATTGCTACTTGTTGTACATATGGCGCAGGATCTTTAAGGAAAATGGGTTTTTTTAACGTAAAAACCGGCTCGATTTCGATATTACCTTGCATACGTTGTACTTTAGGTAATTCAGTACCAATGACACCTGAAAACTCATTGAGCCAAGGATTATAACTATAAAAAATACAGCGCTTAAATTGAAAAATTTCCTCGGCCTTTACTAAAAGTAGCGGTAAATCCTCCGTACCATTAAGCTGAATCAATTCAATACTAAATGCATCAAGTTGCTTTAATGAAGCCTTCGTCAATTCAAGGGTAGCTATAGGCTTTTCAAGTAATTGCATAAAAGAACGCATACTTTGGTTCATAACTTCTTCATGCGTTGCTAAAATCGCTTCTTTATTGGAATGGTCGATTGAATCTAATACTGTACGCAAAACATGCTCAATTGCTATGGGGAAATAGTTTGATTTATCAACAGGCAAGCCGTGCTGATGAACGCGCACCCAATATTGGAGTGCTTCCAAATTGACTTGCTGCTGCTTCATTTGATTTGCTAAAAATTGCAAAAATGAAATTGAAATGAGATGAAATTGACGCTTCTCAATTGCGGTCAAATCGGGAATACTCTCAATGTACGCTGTCGCTTCATTTTGCAGGTCACTTCGATACATCTTTAAGAATAACAAATACGGAAATTGTTCGCTTGTCATGATTTCACCTACATTTATATGTTTTTTGTTTATGAAATAACCTTAATATATATGTATCATATCACATGAAAGCGCTTTATCATAAAGGTATAAGTTATATCATTAAAATTCTTTCAAAGGAGAGATTCTTATGAATTTCAAAAACGTAACGATCGCTGGTAGCGGTGTATTAGGCAGCCAAATCGCATTCCAATCAGCATTTTTTGGTTTTAACGTAAATGTTTATGACATAAATGACGGTGCAATTGAAGCAGCAAAAACACGTATGGAGTCATTAAAGGCGACATATGGTGAGTATTTCAACGATACAGAAAAAGCAGAAAAGGCATTTGCTAGCCTAACTTATTATACGGATTTAGCACAAGCAGTAAGAGACGCAGACATCATTGTTGAAGCGGTGCCAGAGCGTATCGAAATTAAACAAAACTTCTATGAAAATTTAGGTAAAGTTGCACCTGAAAAAACTGTATTTGCATCAAATTCATCCACATTATTACCAAGTCAATTTGCACATTTTACAGGTAGACCTGAAAAATTCTTAGCATTACATTTTGCGAACTCCATTTGGCAAAACAACACAGCAGAAGTAATGGGTCACCCTGGTACAGAAGAACAGTACGTGGAGCAAGTAGCAGACTTCGCGCGTGCGATTAACATGATTCCATTCGTACTAAAAAAAGAACAACCAGGCTACATCTTAAACACATTATTAGTGCCATTTCTATCAGCAGCGATGGAGCTTTGGGTTAAAGATATTGCCGATCCACAAACGATTGACAAAAACTGGATGATTTCTACCGGCGCACCACGCGGGCCATTCGCGATATATGATGTTGTTGGTATGGAAACACCGTACAACTTAAACTTAATGCGTGCTGAGATAGACCCAGCTGCAAAATTTGTTGCAGAAAAAATTAAGCGTGAAATGATTGACCAAGGGAAAATGGGGATTTCAACAGGAGAAGGCTTTTACAAGTATCCAAACCCAGCCTACATGGATCCTAACTTCTTAAAATCAAATTAATTTTTTGTACATGCGCATCTTGCAAAAGGATGCGCGTTTTTTTGTGCATAGAAATGTCTAAATTTTTTAGTGTAACCCTTTCGAATTTCGAAACTGCCTTCATTCGACCTCGAAATGTGTTTTCTCTTAACGAAAGAATACCAAAGCTAAGAGGGGCGCGTTAAAGAGAAGGAGCTATAATCTAAAATTAGATATGGCCTATTAGTATAGTCTTTCACTATAAATCAAAAAACAGTCTATGTGTAATTTTACACATAAACTGCATTTATTAATTTTCGCTAATTTCATGCTTTTCCATCAAATTTTTCACCCAAATTAGCACAAATGCAATGATAGCAATGACAATTAGCACGGTTGAATTACTGTTTAACACGTCGTCACTGAAGAATAAAATATCTTTCAAGCCCTCAATTAAGAAGCCAAATGGTAACCAAGACACAACATAATCGCGATAGAAACTTGGAAGCATTTCCGGTGCTAATTGAATTAAAGGCAGTCCGAAGAACATTAATATTGCAAAAATTGGCACGACAGCGATACCAATCCATTTTAAACATGCCAATACTAAATACACATAGCCTAAAAATGCGATAGATAGCATCAAAGCAACCGAATTGAACGATTCGAACTCATAGCCTAATACCCATGTGGAAACTAGCGTGATAACATAGCCTGCAAAGAAGTTATAAACGATTGGTAATAGTGATTGTGCCATTTGAAATAGGCGGGCTTGCTTCATCGAACTGAAATTGCGCTTGCGTCCAGCAAAGTAAAAGAGAACTGCGCCAAGTAAGCTAGAAATCCATATAGATGTAAATAACCCCATTGGTACAGAGGCTAACCCATTTACTGGATTAACTTTATACGTTTCTGTTGTAATCGGAGTCGCAAGCAACGGAATCAACTGTGGCTGAACAGGGGATACTGCTGCCGCTAATTGCGGATTGTCTGCGAATTGCTGTTGCAGCGAAGTTTGTACCTCTGTTAGTTTTGCAATCGTTTGCGCACTCATTGTTGAACCAAGTTGTGTCGCCATTTTTTGAAGCATCGTTTCAACGGTAGTTGCGACGCTTGCATTGTAGCCTTCATTTACATATATTTCTACAATCGCTGCTTCAGGTGCGTTTGATTGCAATGAAGCCAATTGCGCCGAAAAATTTTCTGGGACGACTAAACCGCCGTAAGTTTCACGCTGATTCATAGCCTCTTTCATAATTTCCACAGAATCATATTCAATAAACTTAACTGCATCTGGCGCATTCTCAATTAATTTTTCAGTAATGGTAGCCCCAATCTCTCCAGTATCTTCATTGACTAATGCAATGGGTAGATGCTTCGGCTCTATTTTCGCAGTCGGAATCTGTGCCATTAAAAAAATGAACGACACTAATATAACCGCAAGAAACGGAATGATAAAAAATTTATTTTCCTTCATATGCCAATTTGGTCCTTTCTATTTACTCAACGTAATGTTGATTAATGTATAATGCGATTATAAAGAATTTCGTAATCGATGCCCATAAACAATAATAGGTACTCTGTATGTTACTCAACATAATGTTCCATATTGTTTATTAAAAGGAGGAGAAAAAATGGATCGTAGAAAACGAAAATCCCGTGAAGCATTGCGTAAAGCATGTTTAGAATTAGTAAGAGAAAAAGGATTTGAAGCGATGACGATTTTAGATATTACCACGCGCGCTGATTTAAATCGTGGCACGTTTTATTTACATTTTGTTGATAAATACGACATGGTGGAGCAATTTGAAAAGGAGCTTATTTCGAAGATTGAACATGCGCTGCTAGACGATATAACTGAGATACATACGCTTGAAGAATTAGTTCATTCACGCAAATTATCACTTATCAAAATCTTTGATTGTTTTCAGGAGGATCGCGATTTACTAGAAATTATTTTCAATACGAAAGGGGTAGTTTCGTTTCAGCAAAGTTTAAGTGACATTGCGGAAACGGTATTTGAAGACAAACTCAATCGTGAAAAATTAAAGCTTGATAAACATATTCCCCCAGAACTGTTTCGCATCGTGATCGTGTCGCTCATGGTTAGCATTGCACAATATTGGCTTAAAGGCGATAAGCATGTATCTTCTGAAGTAATGGCGCACGGCTTTTTAAATATTATGATGAATGGACCTGCGCGTGCAACAGGGTTAATTCCAGGGGTTTACATCGACATTGAAGATATTTTTAGCAAAACCCAAGACTAAGGTGCGCCGATGCTTTACGGTAGCACCTTTTTTTTTCGCTCCCATAGAATAGTCAGATAGGCAGTCGCAAAAATTTGCGCTTGTTTTATTCGAACATCGATGGTGGGGAATAGATTAAATGAAAAATGTAAAATAATAGGTGTTGATTATGATACAATTACTTCAAATACAATAATAGGGAGCTAGTTATGGATATGATGAACCAATTTGGATCGGTGTTATGGTTGTCACTAATGCCACCGATTTTTTATATTTGTTGTTTGTATTTTACATTATCCTTTTTTCAACATTTGAAATCTGGGGAAGAGGCAAAAATTAAAAAAGCAAAATTAGGTGCGGTAATCTCTCTTTCAATTGCATTATTATTACCTTCTATATCACAACTAATTATTTATTTAGTCATGATGCGATAAAGATTTTAAGGGCTACTAGCAAAATTGTTAGTGGCTTTTTATTGTAGCGAGTGTTCAATAATGCTCAATTGATAAAAAATTCACCTCGAATAACGACATTTTCATGTATATTCATCGAAGATTTATCCTTCCTATCCACTACTTTATTACGTTAATTAACTAAAAACATATTAAACTAATAAGAATTATAAAAATTAATTATTGACTTTAGCAAAATGAATCTGTAAACTAACGAATTAAGATTTGTTGAATTGTAAGAAAATTCAAGGACTTTAAATTTAAAGGGGTGCACACAACATATGACAGCAGTGGCAAACATTCAAGAAGTTGCCTATGAACTCGCAGCGCAGTTTGAACAAACAGCGGTACAGCGAGATAAAACAGGAGGTAATGCAAAATATGAACGAGACTTAATCCGCGAAAGCGGGCTTTTAAAGCTTTTAATTCCTAGTGAATATGGTGGTTTAGGTGGTAATTGGCGAGATGTTTTTGAAGTTGTTCGTATTTTTGCACGAGTAGATAGCTCACTTGCACATGTTTTTGGTTATCATTTTGTGAATTTAGCAACTCCGCATTTATGTGGAAGCGAGTCACAGAAAGAATACTTCTATCGTGAAACAGCAGCGCATAATCTATTTTGGGGTAATGCCTTTAACCCGGTAGACATTAAGCTAGTTGCAACAAAAACGGCGAAAGGCTATGTGTTAAACGGTGTGAAAACATTTTGTTCAGGTAGCGTTGATTCGGATGTATTACTTGTATCGGCACAGGAAGAGGGACGTGAAGAGCCTTTGTTGGTTGTAATACCAAGTAATCGAATAGGTATAGATATGAAAGGCGATTGGGACAATATGGGGCAGCGTCAAACAGACAGTGGCACAATCATTTTCAATCAAGTTGAGGTTTCAGCAGATGAAGTGTTAGAGCGCGGTTTTAATGCTAGTGAGTTTTCAAAGCTGCGTTTAAATATTGCTACATTCACTCTGAATCATCTGTATTTAGGCATTGCAGAAGGTGCGCTACAATCAGCACTAAGCTATACAAAGCAGCACACTCGACCACGTTCAATTGCTCAAACGTCCGCGATTGAAGATCCAATCATACAGCATCATTACGGTCAGTTTTACGTCCAGATAGAAGCGGCAAATTTGGTGGTACATAAAGCCGATACATTATTACAGAAACTTTGGGACAATCCAAATAATATTACACCTGAAAAACGTTTTGTGCTTGAAATGGCATTGCAAACAGCGAAAGTATTTACGACAACAGTAGGCTTAGATATTACTTCACGAATTTTTGAGGTAATGGGTAGCCGCTCAACATCCAACCAATTCGGCTTTGATCGATTTTGGCGCAATATTCGTACCATGACGTTGCATGTACCAGTAGACACAACGATTCAAAACCTAGGCTATCAATTTTTAACGAAAGGGTGATGTGAGATGGTGTTATTGCAACAAGAGGTGGAACTGCCCATAGAAATTCCTGAGCAACGAAAGTTTTCGCGCAAAAACAAAATCGAAGCGCGTGGCATTGATTTTAGCTATGATGGGACGACGAAAATTTTAAATAACATTGATTTAGATGTAAAAGAAGGTGAATTCCTTGTATTCATGGGACCGTCTGGCTGTGGCAAAAGTACATTTTTACGCATGATTGCCGGGCTTGAAGGCTTTGATAATGGAGACATTGTCATCAACGAGAATTCAGTAAAGACGAAGCATCCGGATTGCGGCGTTGTGTTTCAAGATTATTCGCTGTTCCCATGGTTAACTGCTCAAGCAAATGTTGTGCTAGCACTCAAGCAACGCAACAAAACCAAGTCGAAAAAAGAGCTAACACATATCGCTGAAGAGTATTTGACGCTTGTGAATTTAGGGCATGCCATTAAAAAGTACCCAGGGCAAATGTCGGGTGGAATGAAGCAACGAGCGGCTATTGCACGGGCACTGAGCTACGGCTCGGATCTGCTGTTAATGGATGAACCATTCGGCGCACTTGACCCTGTTACACGTATTCACTTACAAGATTTAATCGTTCAAATTCGTGCGCAGCAAAATCGTACCATTGTTTTTGTAACGCATGATGTCGATGAAGCCATTTACTTAGCAGACCGCATTATTATTTTTGCACCTGGAAAAAATGGCGCAGTGACAAAATCAATTGAAGTGTCAGTAAAAAAGGGAACAGACCGTCAAAAATTATTTGAAAGTTTCGAATTCCGTTCGTTCCGCGAATCATTACTAAACGAAATGAATGAACAAATTTTAAATAGCATAAAAAACGAAGTGTCAGATGGCGCAGGAATTTAGGAGGATTTTTTAAATGAAGAAATTAAAATTATTCGCACCTTTTCTACTCGCGGCGAGCGTATTAGCAGCATGTGGGGATGATACAGACGTAAAAACAGGTAGTGCTGAAGAAGATTTTGAAATTACAGTCGGCTTAAGCCAATCATCTGGTGGAACATTAGTAGACATTGCTTACCAGGAAGGCTACTTTGAAGATGAAAATTTAATAGTTAATCGAGTTGGGTTTGCGAACTCCGCAGATGGTTTAAATGCATTACAGGCAGGGAAAGTTGATGTCGGTGTATCGTTCGGTACTGCAGGTCCGCTAACATTTATCGCAAATGGTTCAGATTTTTCAATTATCGGTGGGCATTTAGAAGGTGGACACCCGATTTTAACGAAGAAGGAAAATGCAGGTCAATATACTTCGCTTGAAAGCTACAAAGGTAAAAAGGTAGGGACGATTCGTATTTTTACATCAGATATCGTATTCCGCTCAGCGCTTGAAGATGCCGGTATTGACTGGAAAAACGAAGTCGAAATCGTTGAATTTAAAACGGGTAGTATGTTGTTAGAGGCAGTTGCATCAGGAAAAGTTGATGTTGCGGTATCAGCGAACTCGTTTTACGCACAAGCGATAGATATGGGCTTAGAAGCGGTTGCGTGGAGTAATGATTTACAAGAGGGGCATGTATGCTGCCGAGTTGTTACACGTACCGAATTATTATCAGATCATGACGGTGAGGCATATAAACGTTTCTTAAAAGCATTAATTCGTGCTGAGCGTATTAAAGGCGAAGACCCACAAGTTGCGGTCGCTGCAGCGAAGGAATACATGAAAGTAGATGAGAGCGTAATTAAGACAATTGTCAACGATCCGCATTCAAATTACTCATCTGACCCAAGTAAGGAAAAGGTTGGACAAATGTGGGAGCAAATGAAGGAAATTGGCTACATTGAAAATGTGGATGATATTAATATTAACGATTATGTAAATATTGACCTATATGAGCAAGCGTTAAACGAGCTCATCGAGGAGCATCCAGATGATAGCTACTATCAAAAGCAGCTTGTACGCTTTAACGAACAAAATATTTAAAGGGAGTGAGAACCTGTGCTCACATTTTTTAAGCGCTATAATCTGACTATTTTTATAGGAATTCTAATCATTGTTATTTGGGCACTTGTAACCAAGTATGCTTCGTGGATTAACCCAGTTATTTTCCCAGAGCCACTTACGGTTGTCGAATCATTTGTCACAAAATGGGGGGAGCTAATTGGTGGTGTTGGTAGCTCGATGAAGCTCCTTATACCTGGCTTTTTTGGGGCATTACTTGCAGGCATTGTAGCTGGTCTGTTTTTTGGACTAAACAAACGCTTACGTGAAATTTTAATGCCATACTTTCATGCACTAAGCCCGATTCCACCAACATTATTTATTCCATATGCAATTGCGCTGTTACC
This portion of the Solibacillus daqui genome encodes:
- a CDS encoding TetR/AcrR family transcriptional regulator → MDRRKRKSREALRKACLELVREKGFEAMTILDITTRADLNRGTFYLHFVDKYDMVEQFEKELISKIEHALLDDITEIHTLEELVHSRKLSLIKIFDCFQEDRDLLEIIFNTKGVVSFQQSLSDIAETVFEDKLNREKLKLDKHIPPELFRIVIVSLMVSIAQYWLKGDKHVSSEVMAHGFLNIMMNGPARATGLIPGVYIDIEDIFSKTQD
- a CDS encoding acyl-CoA dehydrogenase family protein: MTAVANIQEVAYELAAQFEQTAVQRDKTGGNAKYERDLIRESGLLKLLIPSEYGGLGGNWRDVFEVVRIFARVDSSLAHVFGYHFVNLATPHLCGSESQKEYFYRETAAHNLFWGNAFNPVDIKLVATKTAKGYVLNGVKTFCSGSVDSDVLLVSAQEEGREEPLLVVIPSNRIGIDMKGDWDNMGQRQTDSGTIIFNQVEVSADEVLERGFNASEFSKLRLNIATFTLNHLYLGIAEGALQSALSYTKQHTRPRSIAQTSAIEDPIIQHHYGQFYVQIEAANLVVHKADTLLQKLWDNPNNITPEKRFVLEMALQTAKVFTTTVGLDITSRIFEVMGSRSTSNQFGFDRFWRNIRTMTLHVPVDTTIQNLGYQFLTKG
- a CDS encoding ABC transporter ATP-binding protein, translating into MVLLQQEVELPIEIPEQRKFSRKNKIEARGIDFSYDGTTKILNNIDLDVKEGEFLVFMGPSGCGKSTFLRMIAGLEGFDNGDIVINENSVKTKHPDCGVVFQDYSLFPWLTAQANVVLALKQRNKTKSKKELTHIAEEYLTLVNLGHAIKKYPGQMSGGMKQRAAIARALSYGSDLLLMDEPFGALDPVTRIHLQDLIVQIRAQQNRTIVFVTHDVDEAIYLADRIIIFAPGKNGAVTKSIEVSVKKGTDRQKLFESFEFRSFRESLLNEMNEQILNSIKNEVSDGAGI
- a CDS encoding ABC transporter substrate-binding protein, yielding MKKLKLFAPFLLAASVLAACGDDTDVKTGSAEEDFEITVGLSQSSGGTLVDIAYQEGYFEDENLIVNRVGFANSADGLNALQAGKVDVGVSFGTAGPLTFIANGSDFSIIGGHLEGGHPILTKKENAGQYTSLESYKGKKVGTIRIFTSDIVFRSALEDAGIDWKNEVEIVEFKTGSMLLEAVASGKVDVAVSANSFYAQAIDMGLEAVAWSNDLQEGHVCCRVVTRTELLSDHDGEAYKRFLKALIRAERIKGEDPQVAVAAAKEYMKVDESVIKTIVNDPHSNYSSDPSKEKVGQMWEQMKEIGYIENVDDININDYVNIDLYEQALNELIEEHPDDSYYQKQLVRFNEQNI